Proteins encoded by one window of Scatophagus argus isolate fScaArg1 chromosome 8, fScaArg1.pri, whole genome shotgun sequence:
- the ptpdc1b gene encoding protein tyrosine phosphatase domain-containing protein 1: MTVDVSLIAMALHTKTRGGALMEYIRAPRAKYTIVGEAIRYVIPGHMQCSIGCGGQACKYDNPSYWRDDQQAIKGLYSSWVTDHLLAMSRPSTEIIEKFNIIDQFRGHGIKTVINLQIPGEHASCGNPLEPESGFSYRPEVFMENNIYFYNFGWSDYGVTSLTTVLDMMKVMAFALQEGKIAVHCHAGLGRTGVLLACFLAYATRMTANQAILYVRAKRPNSIQTRGQLRCVREFVQFLAPLRSVFSCAEPRFNPVTLSQYLNRQRNILHGYERKELRHLPKIVQLVSKLLLDIAENRQVIEEDILEAPDIHDIEMTLSIIEQMGNEFFAKEPRLPGTPTLPRHFNEPPIFYHRKSLSYSESDLRRLGSQLNLLTQPLSSLSKSNVEMSIAPSEFALPAAHCRRFNSDTSEISHSSTGSLWQIKNEENQKDGCILLKKVKRETIQRSESVGNSEPTKKGSMLSRWKAEQRKEMAMNGISSQVCKEEQSEKSEVPFITLQSELSLDARRLLVAQALAVDLFFDGQEEHKNKVLAWQAELNQGGGWERLCMERDPFILTGLMWAWLEQLKEPVISIQEAKGLNPDNTDAQTVLNTLDQAPKETLMCILDCMAHMLSIPEEVENAFLIRTIKAFTWMDSKSEDGSKVHETMTSVLRCVLEDMRRMIIEADETPMSPFSVT, from the exons ATGACTGTGGATGTCAGCCTAATTGCTATGGCACTCCATACAAAGACAAGGGGTGGAGCTCTGATGGAATACA TCAGAGCCCCCAGGGCAAAGTACACTATAGTAGGAGAAGCAATACGTTATGTGATACCTGGACATATGCAATGCTCAATCGGATGTGGAGGTCAAGCCTGCAAGTACGACAACCCAAGTTACTGGAGGGATGACCAACAGGCCATAAAAGGCCTCTACTCCTCCTG GGTTACTGATCATCTTCTCGCTATGTCCAGACCCTCAACAGAAATCATTGAGAAGTTCAACATCATTGATCAGTTCAGAGG GCATGGTATTAAAACAGTGATCAACCTACAGATACCTGGTGAACATGCTAGCTGTGGAAACCCTCTGGAACCAGAGAGCGGCTTTTCATACCGCCCAGAGGTTTTCATGGAAAACAACA TTTATTTCTACAATTTCGGCTGGAGTGACTATGGAGTGACCAGCCTCACAACTGTTCTGGACATGATGAAGGTCATGGCCTTTGCACTGCAGGAGGGAAAGATAGCAGTCCATTGTCACGCTGGTCTTGGCAGAACAG GTGTGCTGTTAGCATGCTTTTTGGCCTATGCCACCAGGATGACTGCTAACCAGGCTATTTTATATGTACGTGCTAAACGCCCCAATTCCATCCAGACCCGAGGTCAGCTGCGTTGTGTCAGAGAGTTTGTTCAGTTCCTTGCCCCTTTGAGGAGCGTGTTTTCCTGTGCTGAGCCTCGATTTAACCCAGTCACCCTGTCCCAGTACCTGAACCGTCAGAGAAACATTCTGCATGGCTATGAGAGGAAGGAGCTGAGGCACCTACCAAAGATTGTCCAACTAGTGTCAAAGCTGCTGTTGGACATTGCAGAGAATCGACAGGTGATTGAGGAGGACATTCTGGAGGCCCCTGATATTCATGACATTGAAATGACTCTCAGCATCATTGAGCAGATGGGCAACGAGTTTTTTGCAAAAGAGCCCCGCTTACCAGGTACACCCACCTTACCGAGACATTTCAACGAGCCACCCATCTTCTACCATCGCAAAAGTCTGAGCTACAGTGAATCCGACCTGAGACGACTGGGCTCACAGCTCAACCTCCTCACACAACCTCTCAGCTCATTGTCAAAGAGTAATGTTGAAATGTCCATTGCCCCATCCGAGTTCGCTTTGCCTGCAGCCCATTGTCGCCGTTTCAATAGCGACACGTCTGAGATCTCACACAGCTCAACAGGTTCACTCTGGCAAATCAAGAATGAAGAAAACCAGAAAGATGGATGCATTCTGTTGAAGAAAGTGAAGCGGGAAACCATCCAACGTAGTGAGTCAGTGGGAAACAGTGAACCTACCAAAAAGGGTAGTATGTTATCAAGATGgaaggcagagcagaggaaagagatgGCAATGAATGGGATAAGCTCTCAAGTTTGCAAAGAGGAGCAATCAGAGAAGTCAGAGGTGCCCTTTATCACCCTGCAGTCAGAGTTGTCCCTGGATGCCAGGAGGTTGCTAGTGGCACAGGCCTTAGCCGTGGACCTTTTTTTTGATGGGCAAGAggagcacaaaaacaaagtcttGGCCTGGCAG GCAGAACTGAACCAAGGCGGTGGCTGGGAAAGGCTGTGTATGGAGAGGGACCCCTTCATCCTCACTGGGCTCATGTGGGCGTGGCTGGAGCAGCTTAAAGAGCCGGTCATCTCCATCCAGGAAGCCAAAGGCCTCAACCCTGACAACACCGATGCTCAAACTGTCCTCAACACACTTGACCAG gcCCCTAAAGAAACATTAATGTGCATACTAGATTGTATGGCTCATATGCTGAGTATACCAGAAGAGGTTGAAAATGCATTCCTGATTCGCACTATCAAGGCCTTCACCTGG ATGGACAGCAAGTCAGAGGATGGAAGCAAAGTGCATGAGACCATGACCTCGGTCTTACGGTGTGTCCTTGAAGACATGAGACGCATGATCATCGAAGCAGATGAGACGCCTATGTCTCCTTTTTCTGTAACATAA
- the fbxw12 gene encoding F-box/WD repeat-containing protein 12 isoform X2, with product MEFRGALRRMCLHRWSFCNFAVLRSEHVNHSWKRYYLRRCHLEMKMTEGRSGAYTCKSLRGHTGRVVGLEYLQGNSAQLPHLWNISATVCSASTDGTVRAWNIQNGELLWCSSVQSPLTGIVSDEQHEVVITADSTGLIKTWQGHDGQEVASFSTASPHCTLLQYNVNNNWFLTVGTSQGSLCTLADSTLTKKSSIMVCDTFKVNILLVSPDKKWIAAGTKDNDDLSPKVIYTESLTSPSENEDPLCQSVPVTGCQTAVFIPTQPARLAVIHNEHPNNKVLSVFDVSIKKTKYKSEIQVQQVESFPLTIRSSHILLEAKDSNCLVLAADHELRVYSLKGALLASFKDHMMPVTSMCVDSFRVVTASQDLSLRVLTWRNDRDRGLTLESQYHLLGGSHTMSRGFTHVTCDYSSIVASVEGKDGKDVLKAYSFTS from the exons ATGGAG TTCCGTGGTGCTCTCAGGAGGATGTGTCTGCATCGCTGGAGTTTCTGTAACTTTGCTGTCTTGAGGAGCGAACACGTGAATCACTCGTGGAAGAGATACTACCTGCGACGTTGCCACTTGGAGATGAAGATGACGGAAGGACGGTCAGGAGCTTACACCTGCAAAAGCCTCAGGGGGCACACAG GCAGGGTGGTGGGGTTGGAATACCTGCAGGGGAATTCAGCCCAGTTACCTCACCTGTGGAACATCAGTGCCACAGTTTGCAGCGCCTCTACTGATGGCACAGTCCGAGCATGGAACATCCAAAAT gGTGAACTCCTGTGGTGCAGTAGTGTGCAGAGTCCTTTAACAGGGATTGTAAGTGACGAACAGCATGAAGTTGTGATCACAGCAGACTCCACAGGCCTCATCAAGACCTGGCAGGGTCATGATGGTCAGGAGGTGGCCTCGTTTTCTACTGCATCACCACACTGTACGCTACTACAGTACAATGTCAACAACAATTGGTTTCTCACT GTTGGAACCAGTCAGGGGTCTTTGTGTACACTAGCTGATTCAACTTTGACCAAAAAGTCAAGCATAATGGTGTGCGATACCTTTAAAGTCAACATACTCCTAGTTTCACCTGACAAGAAATGGATCGCAGCTGGAACCAAAGACAATGATGACTTAAGTCCAAAG GTGATTTACACTGAGAGTTTGACCTCTCCGTCTGAGAACGAAGATCCTCTGTGCCAGTCTGTGCCAGTCACTGGGTGCCAGACTGCTGTCTTCATACCCACACAGCCTGCCAGACTGGCCGTCATCCACAACGAGCACCCAAACAACAAAgtcctctctgtgtttgatgtCAGCATTAAAAAGACGAAATACAAGTCAGAGATCCAAG TCCAGCAGGTGGAGTCCTTCCCTTTAACCATCAGGTCCTCACACATCCTTCTGGAGGCCAAGGATAGCAACTGCTTAGTGTTGGCAGCTGACCATGAGCTCAGGGTCTACTCTCTGAAAGGAGCCCTACTTGCTAGCTTTAAAGATCACATGATGCCTGTCACTTCTATGTGTGTG GATAGCTTCCGTGTGGTGACAGCATCTCAGGACCTCTCCTTACGGGTGTTGACATGGAGAAATGACAGAGACCGTGGGCTGACCTTGGAGAGCCAATACCACCTACTGGGAGGCTCTCACACAATGTCCAG AGGGTTCACCCACGTCACCTGTGACTACTCCAGCATTGTGGCCTCAGTAGAAGggaaagatggaaaagatgTCTTAAAAGCATATTCTTTCACCTCCTGA
- the fbxw12 gene encoding F-box/WD repeat-containing protein 12 isoform X1 — MEIQQTHLIGDCLIHIFTFLTEDDLISASSVCKDWHDAAETAWLWRRMCLHRWSFCNFAVLRSEHVNHSWKRYYLRRCHLEMKMTEGRSGAYTCKSLRGHTGRVVGLEYLQGNSAQLPHLWNISATVCSASTDGTVRAWNIQNGELLWCSSVQSPLTGIVSDEQHEVVITADSTGLIKTWQGHDGQEVASFSTASPHCTLLQYNVNNNWFLTVGTSQGSLCTLADSTLTKKSSIMVCDTFKVNILLVSPDKKWIAAGTKDNDDLSPKVIYTESLTSPSENEDPLCQSVPVTGCQTAVFIPTQPARLAVIHNEHPNNKVLSVFDVSIKKTKYKSEIQVQQVESFPLTIRSSHILLEAKDSNCLVLAADHELRVYSLKGALLASFKDHMMPVTSMCVDSFRVVTASQDLSLRVLTWRNDRDRGLTLESQYHLLGGSHTMSRGFTHVTCDYSSIVASVEGKDGKDVLKAYSFTS, encoded by the exons ATGGAAATTCAGCAGACGCACTTGATTGGTGATTGCCTCATTCATATTTTTACGTTCCTGACTGAGGATGATTTAATCAGTGCCTCGAGTGTGTGTAAG GATTGGCATGATGCGGCAGAGACTGCTTGGTTATGGAG GAGGATGTGTCTGCATCGCTGGAGTTTCTGTAACTTTGCTGTCTTGAGGAGCGAACACGTGAATCACTCGTGGAAGAGATACTACCTGCGACGTTGCCACTTGGAGATGAAGATGACGGAAGGACGGTCAGGAGCTTACACCTGCAAAAGCCTCAGGGGGCACACAG GCAGGGTGGTGGGGTTGGAATACCTGCAGGGGAATTCAGCCCAGTTACCTCACCTGTGGAACATCAGTGCCACAGTTTGCAGCGCCTCTACTGATGGCACAGTCCGAGCATGGAACATCCAAAAT gGTGAACTCCTGTGGTGCAGTAGTGTGCAGAGTCCTTTAACAGGGATTGTAAGTGACGAACAGCATGAAGTTGTGATCACAGCAGACTCCACAGGCCTCATCAAGACCTGGCAGGGTCATGATGGTCAGGAGGTGGCCTCGTTTTCTACTGCATCACCACACTGTACGCTACTACAGTACAATGTCAACAACAATTGGTTTCTCACT GTTGGAACCAGTCAGGGGTCTTTGTGTACACTAGCTGATTCAACTTTGACCAAAAAGTCAAGCATAATGGTGTGCGATACCTTTAAAGTCAACATACTCCTAGTTTCACCTGACAAGAAATGGATCGCAGCTGGAACCAAAGACAATGATGACTTAAGTCCAAAG GTGATTTACACTGAGAGTTTGACCTCTCCGTCTGAGAACGAAGATCCTCTGTGCCAGTCTGTGCCAGTCACTGGGTGCCAGACTGCTGTCTTCATACCCACACAGCCTGCCAGACTGGCCGTCATCCACAACGAGCACCCAAACAACAAAgtcctctctgtgtttgatgtCAGCATTAAAAAGACGAAATACAAGTCAGAGATCCAAG TCCAGCAGGTGGAGTCCTTCCCTTTAACCATCAGGTCCTCACACATCCTTCTGGAGGCCAAGGATAGCAACTGCTTAGTGTTGGCAGCTGACCATGAGCTCAGGGTCTACTCTCTGAAAGGAGCCCTACTTGCTAGCTTTAAAGATCACATGATGCCTGTCACTTCTATGTGTGTG GATAGCTTCCGTGTGGTGACAGCATCTCAGGACCTCTCCTTACGGGTGTTGACATGGAGAAATGACAGAGACCGTGGGCTGACCTTGGAGAGCCAATACCACCTACTGGGAGGCTCTCACACAATGTCCAG AGGGTTCACCCACGTCACCTGTGACTACTCCAGCATTGTGGCCTCAGTAGAAGggaaagatggaaaagatgTCTTAAAAGCATATTCTTTCACCTCCTGA
- the LOC124063798 gene encoding protein Wnt-7a, with the protein MLFVILECFRSYLCCDRSENTRVELFISHKSLHETESRAAMSRRTRRWILRVLLCLGIVYLKIGGFSSVVALGASIICNKIPGLAPRQRIICQSRPDAIIVIGEGAQMGINECQFQFKNGRWNCSALGERTVFGKELKVGSKEAAFTYAIIAAGVAHAITAACTQGNLSDCSCDKEKQGFYSVDQGWKWGGCSADISYGLGFSKVFIDAREVKQNARTLMNLHNNEVGRKILEKNMQLECKCHGVSGSCTTKTCWTTLPKFRELGYILKEKYAHAVHVEPVKASRNKRPKFLKIKKPYSYRKPMDTDLVYIDKSPNYCEADPVTGSLGTQGRVCNKTMMQHISGCDLMCCGRGYNTHQYSRVWQCNCKFLWCCYVKCNTCSERTEVYTCK; encoded by the exons atgcttttcgTCATTTTGGAGTGCTTTCGGAGTTACCTGTGCTGTGATCGATCGGAGAATACGCGAGTCGAGTTATTCATCAGCCACAAATCGTTGCATGAAACTGAGAGCCGGGCCGCAATGAGTCGGAGAACACGACGCTGGATTTTAAGAGTTTTACTTTGTCTGGGGattgtttatttgaaaattgG TGGCTTCTCGTCGGTGGTGGCCCTAGGTGCGAGTATAATCTGTAACAAGATCCCCGGATTGGCCCCGAGACAACGCATTATCTGCCAGAGTCGCCCCGATGCCATTATCGTCATCGGAGAGGGAGCCCAAATGGGCATCAACGAGTGTCAGTTTCAGTTCAAAAACGGGCGCTGGAACTGCTCTGCGCTTGGAGAGAGGACAGTCTTCGGAAAAGAGTTGAAAGTGG GCAGTAAAGAAGCTGCGTTCACCTACGCCATCATTGCCGCCGGGGTGGCCCATGCCATTACGGCAGCCTGTACACAGGGTAACCTGAGTGACTGTAGCTGCGACAAAGAGAAGCAGGGTTTCTACAGCGTAGACCAGGGGTGGAAGTGGGGAGGCTGCTCGGCAGACATCAGCTACGGCCTGGGCTTCTCCAAAGTATTTATTGACGCTCGGGAGGTCAAACAGAACGCGAGGACGCTCATGAACCTCCATAACAATGAGGTGGGACGCAAG attcTGGAGAAGAACATGCAACTGGAATGTAAATGTCATGGTGTCTCCGGCTCCTGCACCACCAAAACCTGCTGGACTACACTTCCCAAGTTCCGCGAGCTTGGCTACATTCTCAAGGAAAAGTATGCCCATGCGGTGCACGTGGAACCGGTCAAAGCCAGCCGCAACAAGCGTCCTAAATTCCTCAAGATCAAGAAGCCTTACTCTTATCGGAAGCCCATGGATACAGACCTGGTGTACATAGACAAGTCCCCCAACTACTGTGAGGCGGACCCTGTGACGGGGAGCTTGGGGACGCAGGGCAGGGTGTGTAACAAGACAATGATGCAGCACATCAGTGGCTGTGACTTGATGTGCTGTGGCCGGGGATACAACACACACCAGTACTCCCGCGTCTGGCAGTGCAACTGCAAGTTCCTGTGGTGCTGCTATGTTAAATGCAACACCTGCAGCGAGAGGACAGAGGTGtacacatgcaaatga